One window of the Babesia microti strain RI chromosome IV, complete genome genome contains the following:
- a CDS encoding origin recognition complex subunit 5 (ORC5) (overlaps_old_locusTagID:BBM_III08115;~overlaps_old_locusTagID:BBM_III08120) encodes MSNIVELSDLNTLIEKTGRNLPYIQLIRPNGIAKVVNRLLLKITPCSLLDCRPFGVNCKSLILRTCSFNRFVKTSIDSILLTLTSDHARRRIKELSYTEIYNPQDFINFIRTILKITDNGNKNSTTFTLVINDPLELVQTMPLFLYTLLTLNYEIHGSNRQLRVIFSTCGPIPLESGPCESLFTYQIPLTLELSTAIIKSLDQSSNWHRVVDYVVQLSYKWLSNDFDYILLTCQSLYKLFNYFIASDTRSSIDSSLRLLDPYIKCAITSYGSRIVQHNIENSAFIGANICTNLKSTTRVKWLLLGAALASIATKRTWKIIGKRDAATKRRKNSKINEFDLCNGRPFEFAQWLALTQGLIFYCRSLICDINPDVLKQSNWIINHGLVTPVEEGGIIGLYGLHWCNQCGIDSLNDQDYRSWMIGQKGSKRHDWIGPQAMLALRVPDYVINGICGELSVHLDEFI; translated from the exons ATGTCGAATATTGTAGAATTAAGCGACTTGAACACGCTTATTGAAAAG ACCGGACGAAATCTTCCATATATCCAATTAATAAGGCCAAATGGCATTGCTAAAGTGGTCAATCGGTtgttactaaaaattacacCTTGCTCATTGTTGGACTGTAGGCCTTTTGGCG TCAATTGCAAAAGCCTAATTCTTAGAACATGTTCATTCAATAGATTTGTCAAGACATCCATTGATTCCATATTACTTACATTGACTAGTGACCATGCTAGACGCAGGATTAAGGAGTTGT CATATactgaaatatataatccTCAGgatttcatcaatttcattagaACAATCCTCAAGATAACAGATAACGGAAACAAAAATAGTACTACGTTTACATTGGTAATAAATGACCCATTGGAGCTGGTGCAGACTATGCCTCTATTTCTCTACACACTGCTAACGTTAAATTACGAAATACACGGTAGCAATAG ACAATTACGAGTTATATTTTCCACATGTGGACCTATTCCTTTGGAATCTGGTCCATGTGAATCCCTATTCACATACCAAATACCACTTACACTCG AATTATCTACCGCTATTATAAAGTCTCTAGATCAATCCAGTAATTGGCACAGAGTGGTGGATTATGTGGTCCAATTAAGCTACAAATGGCTGTCCAACGACTTTGACTATATTTTACTCACTTGCCAATCtttgtacaaattgtttaattattttatcgCATCGGATACTCGTTCTTCCATTGATAGTTCGTTACGGTTACTAGACCCATACATTAAATG TGCAATAACTTCATATGGAAGCAGAATTGTCCAACACAATATTGAAAACTCAGCTTTTATTGgtgcaaatatttgcactaatttaaaatcaacCACTCGAGTTAAATGGCTACTATTAGGGGCTGCATTAGCGTCAATTGCCACAAAAAGAACATGGAAGATTATAGGCAAGAGAGATGCTGCCACTAAGCGTAGGAAGAACTCGAAG ATTAACGAGTTCGACCTATGCAATGGTCGCCCATTTGAATTTGCCCAGTGGTTAGCTCTAACCCAGGGTCTAATTTTCTACTGCCGatcattaatttgtgatataaaTCCAGATGTTTTAAAACAG TCCAATTGGATTATTAACCATGGGCTAGTTACACCAGTTGAGGAAGGGGGGATTATTGGTTTGTACGGATTACACTGGTGCAATCAGTGTGGAATAGATTCACTAAACGATCAAGACTATAGATCCTGGATGATCGGACAGAAGGGAAGCAAAAGACATGATTGGATAGGGCCACAAGCCATGTTGGCGTTAAGAGTGCCAGATTATGTGATAAATGGAATTTGCGGAGAACTTAGCGTACATCTGGACGAGTTTATTTAA
- a CDS encoding hypothetical protein (overlaps_old_locusTagID:BBM_III08125), with protein MLPWQVSVSQLRLVLSSEAKYVDNYLSDEYVACRILDGLYDFTFGVERNLPVGISGDIVDEIDKFHEASENYSPILWPPEGENAKYLIPKAVVFDCIQSLWTNIHNRYVYAEIYGKCSGHPLAFPFNEINSQKLCDVPYREITDTLWTICKICNGELLFNDESIESYYIFQFSNVEGLQMDLWKRFKGLDHMSRNLHRDSVEYHYKILTLQTRIIQTILAMQSFNRVSINAHLLVESLITYFQKQDCAMMYANDELSNALNHLNIHMICFLCSVTKLVHEGKVLGRDKSQLLNQLSDINTDWQSIPNYTLPFVVRCLDGEPITKDDISDILLPLCTALAKVVQDEPVFLAATISSLVSLLNIILSNCNIEFLVNYLTDELNSSALFAESIGKILQYASFDKCAIWSSEADNPYWGFKNLIRHCMTRLPKHLDMFLFLFAGAMPNKNFTEMHVTMDTFGSLFSNSADFPTITNESNPVEIVKQILFSPLMHLVCSSKRVNCSSLFNNISDEKNHDSLSKEPTGSRTKGTLSSNNSKDLGFPNSTFSKIETVASEKLLIVQDLILQDLGFSQYELIENWDRWEFGQRIICIPIGTTITYENRTLSIDLKNAITVNRHYNDSRKHNISFSIVHMAWLAWHAIRCKKSINRFLSACNAFFSRLIEIYPTISRIMELVLSTDFFPDPTSTYLFGPANFVYHLGRSYQDGVYMHSITAALKAVLEDDPELATIHCIIFLYGIEDPDYMISSSAMSNLIDVISEHVHDWNVEFSTLALETLKTCNESYTARLEYYFGLRHNFNNFDVFWQISTLTKLAKNLNSNKITFSRQDVYAFFSISDYMIEVLIREDLPPHMIREILLALGQTDLLGLAQDVIGHELASFSSGDKTVLVTFNQWQRLLYTHNKQKEWGKLYKCALKLLTNIVKISPLVNVNMLDSCQTEPNSVGLVDSLIAGLCLSGFMESHGTAILKLLLELGIFCTKSNEKNIAENKHPKNLCNTWGMRIKPAINYLMTQGKLDPCDMFKYEINQIDLTDLLCHFCLHTDPESPNPVQQEISQENKCLILKILATDGFDKKKYSLLVTTLLETNSDISLIHPCLELDCDFPDNLLLDIAYRLIEKPDINIGKCLSVLIKHATKNPGTDFGQFVFKNHNFVDAAISFSSTQVSEDILNQLLLIEPSLTLKYGMNALIALQNNAEPSDKLAKLLGKTLPLATAKDFNEFAKRIDQESLSEVIALIIHKSAMQLVLIELIPTLVRCLSIISSSWFELTMAFTIRVLSVNLKHPNVEQIFCELMESIPDSFFQGSNDIQSALLELVDKASSRSLDNISSIFKSLTIAISKGSKECKNAISKSKIIQLFYEDNMNCILNNELNHLEMHLQVLQLACQVLEKNALLNLSSVLMPRMAYIFTDIARDESDEALVYTKLLTFLPSYSNISIQQRGLVEDLYKVAAAFVEQCCSRIKNEIEDSVSIVALESFLKALYNWQCESDHSRRCVLKCMEVETIFVLFEACISAGNALLSTYTRNRNANILCIMEKAILSSLFAINSFMDKGIIKSTNILTSEIKNICNGGPLAGKDFDSDARAPKLVSKFILYLKDCITTDSIPDSNKRFIAEILQFTRFGPMPL; from the exons ATGCTTCCTTGGCAGGTGAGTGTGTCCCAACTACGCCTGGTATTATCGTCAGAGGCCAAATATGTGgacaattatttatccGATGAGTATGTGGCATGTAGAATCTTGGATGGGCTGTATGATTTCACATTCGGAGTGGAAAGGAACTTACCTGTGGGTATAAGCGGGGACATTGTGGATGAGATAGACAAATTTCATGAAGCCTCAGAAAACTATTCACCCATATTATGGCCTCCTGAAGGGGAAAATGCCAAGTATTTAATCCCCAAAGCAGTAGTATTTGACTGCATCCAATCTCTATGgacaaatatacataatcGTTATGTATATGCTGAGATTTATGGCAAGTGTTCAGGCCACCCTTTGGCATTTCCATTCAATGAAATTAACTCACAAAAACTGTGCGATGTACCATATAGGGAAATAACAGATACTTTGTGGACCATctgtaaaatttgcaatgGAGAACTTTTATTCAACGATGAATCCATTGAATCATACTacattttccaatttagTAATGTTGAAGGATTACAGATGGATTTATGGAAGAGATTTAAGGGGCTTGATCATATGTCCAGAAATTTACATAGGGATTCTGTGGAATATCACTATAAGATTTTGACCCTGCAGACCAGGATTATTCAGACAATTTTGGCTATGCAGTCTTTTAATAGG GTCTCTATAAACGCACATCTGCTGGTGGAATCATTAATAACCTATTTCCAAAAACAAGACTGCGCGATGATGTATgcaaatgatgaattgtCTAATGCACTCAATCActtaaatatacatatgaTTTGTTTTCTCTGCTCGGTGACCAAATTAGTACATGAGGGTAAAGTGCTTGGAAGAGATAAATCACAACTgttaaatcaattatccGATATCAATACGGATTGGCAAAGCATACCAAACTATACTCTGCCCTTTGTCGTTCGCTGTTTGGATGGGGAGCCTATTACCAAGGACGATATTTCTGACATACTTTTACCCTTGTGCACCGCATTGGCCAAGGTTGTACAAGATGAGCCAGTGTTTTTGGCTGCTACGATTTCTTCACTCGTATCTCTGCTAAATATAATCCTCTCAAACTGTAATATCGAGTTCCTTGTCAACTATTTGACTGATGAGTTAAATTCAAGTGCCCTATTCGCCGAGTCAATAGGAAAGATATTACAATATGCTAGCTTTGACAAATGTGCGATTTGGAGCAGCGAAGCTGATAATCCTTATTGGGGGTTCAAAAACTTGATCAGACATTGCATGACTAGGTTGCCAAAGCACTTGGACATGTTTTTGTTCCTTTTTGCCGGGGCCATGCCTAACAAGAATTTCACTGAGATGCATGTGACAATGGACACTTTTGGATCTTTGTTTTCTAACTCTGCTGATTTTCCTACCATTACCAATGAAAGCAATCCGGTGGAAATtgtaaaacaaattttgttctCCCCGCTTATGCATCTGGTTTGCTCGTCAAAAAGGGTCAATTGTAGTTCTCTTTTCAACAACATTAGTGATGAAAAGAACCATGACAGCTTAAGCAAAGAACCAACAGGATCCCGCACCAAGGGCACCCTTAGTAGCAACAATAGCAAAGATTTGGGATTTCCCAATTCGACGTTTTCCAAGATAGAGACTGTCGCATCGGAAAAGTTGTTGATAGTACAGGATCTAATTTTGCAGGATTTGGGGTTTTCACAATATGAATTGATAGAGAATTGGGATAGGTGGGAGTTTGGCCAGCGTATTATTTGCATCCCCATCGGTACGACCATTACCTATGAAAATCGTACATTGTCAATCGATCTTAAAAATGCCATTACTGTAAATAGACATTATAACGATAGCAGGAAACACAACATATCGTTTTCTATAGTGCACATGGCATGGCTAGCGTGGCACGCCATTAGGTGCAAGAAAAGCATCAACAGGTTTTTATCAGCCTGCAACGCATTCTTTTCCAGACTTATCGAGATATATCCCACAATATCTAGGATAATGGAGCTGGTGCTATCAACCGACTTTTTTCCCGATCCAACCAGCACCTATTTATTTGGTCCAGCCAACTTTGTTTATCACTTGGGAAGAAGCTATCAGGATGGCGTTTATATGCACTCTATAACCGCGGCCCTCAAAGCTGTTCTTGAAGATGATCCTGAACTTGCCACTATCCACtgtataatatttctaTATGGCATAGAAGACCCAGACTACATGATTAGCAGCAGCGCGATGTCTAACCTGATAGACGTTATCTCTGAACATGTACACGATTGGAACGTAGAATTTTCAACCTTAGCCCTGGAGACCTTGAAGACTTGCAACGAATCTTACACAGCGAGATTAGAGTATTACTTTGGGCTGAGACATAActttaacaattttgacGTCTTTTGGCAGATCAGCACTCTCACCAAGCTAGCCAAGAATTTGAATAGTAACAAAATAACCTTCAGCCGACAAGATGTCTACGCATTTTTTTCAATCTCAGACTACATGATTGAGGTGTTGATTCGGGAAGATTTACCCCCTCATATGATAAGGGAGATTTTACTGGCTCTGGGACAAACGGATCTTCTGGGATTGGCGCAAGATGTTATAGGCCATGAGTTGGCTTCCTTTTCCAGTGGAGATAAGACGGTTCTGGTTACATTTAATCAGTGGCAACGATTGTTATATACTCATAATAAGCAGAAGGAGTGGGGAAAGCTGTACAAATGCGCATTGAAGCTACTTAccaatattgttaaaattagtCCTCTAGTGAATGTTAATATGCTGGATAGCTGTCAAACTGAACCGAATTCGGTGGGCCTCGTTGATTCCCTTATTGCTGGTTTATGTTTATCCGGGTTCATGGAATCGCATGGCACTGCAATTTTGAAGCTTCTTCTCGAGTTGGgtattttttgtacaaaGAGCAACGAAAAGAATATCGCGGAAAATAAGCACCCAAAGAATTTGTGTAACACTTGGGGCATGCGGATTAAACCTGCAATTAACTATCTAATGACCCAGGGAAAACTTGATCCATGTGACATGTTCAAATATGAGATCAATCAAATTGACCTCACTGATTTACTTTGCCATTTTTGCTTACATACAGATCCAGAGTCTCCTAATCCGGTGCAACAGGAAATATCGCAGGAGAATAAGTGCCTAATCCTCAAAATATTGGCAACAGATGGATTTGACAAGAAAAAATACTCTTTATTAGTTACAACGCTATTGGAAACTAATAGTGATATATCCCTTATCCACCCGTGCCTAGAACTTGATTGCGATTTCCCAGACAATCTGTTGCTGGACATAGCTTACAGGTTGATTGAAAAGCCAGATATTAACATTGGCAAGTGCTTATCTGTTCTTATAAAGCATGCTACCAAAAATCCAGGTACTGATTTTGGGCAATTTGTGTTTAAAAATCACAATTTTGTGGATGCAGCTATATCGTTCAGCTCCACTCAAGTGTCCGAGGACATATTGAACCAATTACTGCTTATAGAGCCAAGTTTGACTTTGAAATACGGTATGAATGCACTCATAGCATTGCAAAACAATGCGGAGCctagtgataaattggcGAAATTGCTGGGCAAAACATTGCCTTTGGCTACAGCCAAAGATTTTAACGAGTTTGCGAAGCGCATTGATCAGGAGTCTCTGAGTGAGGTAATAGCGCTGATAATCCACAAATCAGCAATGCAACTCGTTTTAATTGAGTTAATCCCTACACTTGTGCGttgtttatcaattatctcTTCTTCGTGGTTCGAACTCACCATGGCCTTTACCATTAGGGTACTATCCGTCAACCTTAAGCATCCAAACGTGGAGCAGATTTTTTGCGAGTTGATGGAATCAATTCCCGATAGTTTTTTTCAGGGGTCAAATGACATACAGAGTGCTTTACTTGAATTGGTGGACAAGGCGAGTTCACGTTCACTTGACAACATATCTTCCATCTTTAAATCACTCACTATCGCCATATCTAAGGGGTCTAAGGAATGCAAAAATGCGATATCTAAGAGCAAAATAatccaattattttacGAAGATAACATGAATTGTATACTTAACAACGAGCTTAATCACTTGGAAATGCATTTACAAGTGTTACAACTGGCCTGCCAGGTACTGGAGAAAAATGCTCTACTGAATTTATCCTCTGTGCTTATGCCTAGGATGGCGTACATATTTACTGACATTGCGAGGGATGAATCGGATGAAGCACTTGTATACACTAAGTTGTTAACATTTTTACCTAGTTATTCTAACATCTCAATTCAGCAACGG GGTTTGGTGGAGGATTTGTATAAAGTGGCTGCTGCTTTTGTCGAACAATGCTGTTCAcgcattaaaaatgaaatagaaGACTCTGTCTCTATCGTAGCACTTGAAAGTTTCTTAAAGGCTCTCTATAACTGGCAATGTGAATCGGATCACAGTAGGCGCTGCGTCCTGAAATGTATGGAAGTGGAGACAATTTTTGTGTTATTTGAGGCTTGTATAAGTGCAGGAAATGCACTTTTATCTACTTATACTCGCAATAGGAATGCgaatattttgtgtatAATGGAAAAGGCAATACTATCCAGCCTATTTGCAATCAACAG TTTCATGGACAAGGGGATTATCAAATCTACCAACATTTTGACTAGCGAGATTAAGAACATTTGTAATGGTGGGCCTCTGGCGGGCAAGGATTTTGACTCGGATGCTAGAGCACCTAAGCTGGTTAGCAAATTCATACTTTATCTAAAGGATTGTATTACTACAGACTCAATTCCAGATTCGAATAAACGTTTTATCGCAGAAATACTGCAATTCACCAGATTTGGACCAATGCCACTATGA
- a CDS encoding 50S ribosomal protein L7/L12 (overlaps_old_locusTagID:BBM_III08130), whose product MCGLRAYSCTFLYRTKTPPLLNFRRQFSKFDIFKKLSDTGETSTSTTSARKPSDRVIRLVDEILNLTLIEAADLCDLCQEKLAERSGKEAIGLAPGRSPFPHPQSMFAYGNIGPMSFMPGQPVSPIPAMPDPMHDIDNTINAQGQQTVTPNDHSSSANTENNKMSDSKVSIKLLSFDTAKKIAVVKQIRTITGLGLRESKDLVEGAPKVLKKGITRKEADEIKKALDEAGATTEIY is encoded by the exons ATGTGTGGCCTCAGGGCCTACTCCTGCACATTCCTTTATCGCACTAAAACACCTCCACTACTAAACTTTAGACGCCAATTCTCAAagtttgatattttcaaaaagTTATCAGATACAGGTGAAACATCGACTTCCACAACGTCTGCAAGGAAGCCCTCGGATAGG GTTATAAGATTGGTAGATGAAATTCTAAATCTGACACTTATTGAAGCTGCTGATTTATGTGATTTATGCCAGGAAAAGCTGGCAGAACGTTCTG gCAAAGAGGCAATTGGATTGGCGCCGGGTAGAAGTCCCTTTCCACATCCTCAATCTATGTTTGCAT ACGGAAATATTGGCCCTATGTCTTTTATGCCAGGCCAGCCTGTTTCTCCAATACCAGCTATGCCTGATCCCATGCATGATATAGATAACACGATTAACGCCCAAGGACAACAAACAGTTACACCAAACGATCATTCTTCGTCTGCTAATActgaaaataataagatGAGTGATAGCAAGGTTTCAATCAAGCTATTGAGCTTCGATACTGCCAAGAAGATAGCAGTGGTAAAACAAATTAGGACAATTACAGGATTGGGGCTCAGGGAATCAAAGGATCTGGTAGAAGGAGCGCCAAAAGTACTGAAAAAAG GCATAACACGGAAGGAGGCCGATGAGATTAAGAAGGCGTTGGATGAGGCAGGGGCGACCACCGAGATATACTAA
- a CDS encoding hypothetical protein (overlaps_old_locusTagID:BBM_III08135) has translation MNPETWIDPSNVDFHRDNLLDLCRHLKHFEGFDAAYPSMLSTNIVDDKRAWKFTKPEDINQLDLGWVAFIRPMIIAINDYNVYIIIPFDTSESTISQLILKDLRLIHFSATQQIEESPYKVSVALLFYEVNKNNCVNCCIYEIQFGHPLQLIG, from the coding sequence ATGAACCCTGAAACTTGGATAGACCCTTCAAACGTAGATTTCCATCGCGACAATTTGCTTGATTTGTGCAGGCACTTAAAGCACTTTGAAGGATTTGACGCTGCTTACCCTTCCATGCTTTCAACAAATATAGTTGACGATAAAAGGGCTTGGAAATTCACTAAACCTGAAgatataaatcaattggaTCTAGGATGGGTAGCATTTATTAGACCCATGATTATCGCTATAAATGATTACAACGTGTATATAATCATACCATTTGACACTAGTGAATCTACaatatcacaattaattcTTAAAGACTTAAGACTAATTCATTTTTCTGCAACTCAGCAGATCGAAGAATCTCCCTATAAAGTCAGTGTTGCACTGTTATTTTACGAggttaataaaaataactgTGTTAATTGCTGCATATACGAAATCCAATTTGGCCATCCgttacaattaattggatAA
- a CDS encoding hypothetical protein (overlaps_old_locusTagID:BBM_III08140) has product MNQILECNVCGSNDYFHDDVSDIITCQVCGAVIALEQTQAEQNIAEYQRSLFATTSIASQLISADEFQLDEPISAEASEHTGRTSRRSTHDIFESDGLTDVELINVLNNDADYLRIYKCQQFIIKIISDLHIGTGLPDITKLTVKVWRKYLYKLCQFGASKRYLSLKQSTIASIKIPPLNINMALSLVLLCYVYCGCGIVANDIIRWVYQGTIPFEAFSANLSFKTKPLHSSKYLEFMAIKVNKVVQLDMCKCNDIRFQNLTYRGCKTLCLPKYIAQMAINHWNTHHFSVTQGDTSVRRSNSYIYGIGKFGYPIPVEVAATILFICRRIWPVFIIPPPPLPHKPSTVPPDNNMSNKISLINNKDYLDNLTFDPQRMAWVATTVKPIDDYALGYLSSVLLQLQEQKRLIPKYKPFLCRSFRSITTQLQSMSDTIHIFNNVIDYDNELLYNVKTFNCIGNDMQDALTGAIEYLRENDPIACEYVTDNDKSNFISFKKFVVDYLAEKCHRKFFEGLHNKFYNYADYCKLRCDPQVWLRQRGYWSGSINVKNKDNPEHKLISSNEIYSRILNRFIHSDCWSVENCIDTAQPLQTSDTLNNDLIRAISLVTTGRSTLISDKLVIADDGPWKSLSKDVFNRLQPAIQMPNPQAKLYTSQRNMSKYVPMEVFEIVQNLPTALFTMDTDNGDNCKSVYYELANSHVRDCIGNPTLYVLALVLLANFFGVQKASIHQCIKFLSQSSSSTIVHN; this is encoded by the exons ATGAATCAAATACTTGAGTGTAATGTTTGTGGATCCAATGATTATTTTCACGATGACGTATCTGATATCATAACTTGCCAGGTTTGTGGCGCAGTAATTGCACTAGAGCAGACCCAAGCTGAGCAAAACATTGCAGAGTATCAGAGATCTCTATTTGCCACAACTTCTATCGCAAGTCAATTAATATCGGCCGATGAGTTTCAACTTGATGAACCAATTTCAGCAGAAGCATCAGAGCACACTGGACGCACATCACGCAGGTCAACTCATGACATTTTTGAATCTGATGGTTTAACGGATGttgaattgattaatgTGTTGAACAACGATGCCGATTATCTTAGAATTTACAAATgtcaacaatttattattaagaTTATTAGTGATTTACACATTGGGACCGGGCTGCCAGacattacaaaattaacagTAAAG gtatggagaaaatatttgtataaattgtgCCAATTTGGGGCATCAAAAcgatatttatcattaaagCAATCAACAATTGCTTCGATTAAAATACCTCCTTTGAACATAAACATGGCACTGTCATTGGTGTTACTCtgttatgtatattgtgGGTGTGGAATTGTtgcaaatgatataattagatGGGTTTATCAAGGCACTATACCTTTCGAAGCCTTTAGCgctaatttatcatttaagACTAAGCCATTGCATAGCTCAAAGTACTTGGAATTTATGGCCATAAAAGTTAATAAAGTGGTTCAACTAGACATGTGCAAGTGCAACGACATTAGATTTCAAAATCTCACTTACAGGGGTTGTAAAACTCTCTGCCTTCCAAAATATATCGCACAGATGGCAATTAATCATTGGAATACGCACCATTTTAGTGTAACACAAGGGGATACTAGTGTTAGACGCTCCAATAGCTATATCTATGGCATTGGAAAATTTGGGTACCCAATTCCAGTAGAAGTAGCGGCAACGATACTCTTTATCTGCAGGCGAATTTGGCCAGTGTTCATAATTCCACCACCACCACTGCCACATAAGCCAAGCACAGTACCACCTGACAATAACATGTCAAACAAAATTTCTCTGATTAACAATAAAGACTACCTTGATAACTTGACATTTGACCCACAACGAATGGCTTGGGTTGCCACTACAGTGAAACCTATAGACGATTATGCGTTGGGATATCTTTCTTCGGTGCTATTGCAATTACAGGAGCAGAAGAGATTAATCCCCAAGTATAAACCCTTCCTTTGTCGATCATTCAGGAGCATTACCACACAATTACAATCAATGAGCGATACAATTCACATATTTAACAACGTAATTGATTATGATAACGAATTGTTATACAATGTTAAAACTTTTAACTGTATAGGAAATGATATGCAAGATGCATTAACAGGCGCCATTGAATACTTGAGGGAGAACGATCCAATTGCATGCGAATATGTGACAGATAATGACAAATCTAactttatatcatttaagAAATTTGTCGTGGATTACTTGGCTGAAAAATGTCACaggaaattttttgaagGGCTGcacaacaaattttacaactaCGCCGACTATTGCAAGTTGAGGTGTGACCCTCAAGTTTGGCTAAGGCAGAGAGGGTACTGGTCAGGTTcaataaatgttaaaaataaagATAACCCGGAGCACAAACTTATATCTTCAAATGAGATATATTCACGCATATTAAACCGTTTCATACATTCTGATTGTTGGAGCGTGGAAAATTGCATCGACACAGCACAACCATTACAAACTTCCGATACATTGAACAATGATTTGATACGTGCCATTTCATTGGTAACCACTGGAAGATCAACACTTATCAGTGACAAATTGGTGATTGCAGATGATGGCCCCTGGAAATCGTTATCAAAAGATGTTTTTAACAGGTTACAACCAGCAATTCAGATGCCGAACCCACAAGCTAAATTGTACACATCTCAACGTAACATGTCAAAATACGTGCCCATGGAagtatttgaaattgttcaaaACCTACCCACTGCACTATTTACTATGGACACTGATAACGGTGACAATTGCAAAAGTGTTTATTACGAACTGGCTAATTCCCATGTGCGGGACTGCATTGGCAACCCAACGCTTTACGTACTAGCGCTGGTGCTGCTGGCAAACTTTTTTGGCGTTCAAAAGGCCTCGATACATCAG TGTATCAAATTTCTATCACAATCTTCCAGCTCCACTATCGTCCATAACTGA